A genome region from Anopheles stephensi strain Indian chromosome 2, UCI_ANSTEP_V1.0, whole genome shotgun sequence includes the following:
- the LOC118503850 gene encoding uncharacterized protein LOC118503850, which produces MAKRAMVPERIPGKPLVRKYWDKFFTFTSTVDYFNLLNTFGTVFALHYHSPNTRWTWKKLLWTVYRTFYLLSYLSYCYKTYWTFSNWEYSTASANVLGALGLCSGALLRLVLVELNYPTIRKLQAFLNDRTYLNEDQWAQDQRSQLYRHNNRFLVVLISAITVESLCFLARLLLTRPEFMFQYNGRVLGGPAVQIVYGMVTACWGIIYVLSFIGFYMLLAVFRLEMELLARSFRQLEETLLPDQERIDTMDQDQTERACWNKLQAELTIRIKRHVELLENLRIFRSIVAPFAFLQYYCTFGLIADSFFVVSFEGFTGYSMAYVLFASFLILESLLLCRGVEDLNDLNRQIGTILYNFDWPRLLRFSVRYRHEYRSVRRTILLVILQSQQSLRFSYGAHGEISMHSFAELMQKSYSMLTFMLQLQN; this is translated from the exons ATGGCAAAGCGCGCCATGGTGCCGGAACGCATTCCTGGAAAACCGCTGGTACGCAAGTACTGGGACAAATTCTTCACCTTCACCAGCACGGTAGATTATTTCAATCTTCTCAACACCTTCGGTACCGTGTTTGCGCTCCACTACCACAGCCCCAACACACGGTGGACGTGGAAAAAGCTGCTCTGGACGGTGTACCGCACGTTCTACCTGCTGTCCTATCTTTCCTACTGCTACAAAACCTACTGGACGTTCAGCAACTGGGAGTACAGTACCGCGTCGGCTAACGTGCTTGGTGCGCTCGGACTTTGCAGCGGTGCCTTACTGCGGCTAGTACTGGTCGAACTGAACTACCCAACGATACGCAAGCTGCAAGCATTTCTAAACGATCGCACCTATCTGAACGAGGATCAGTGGGCACAGGATCAGCGCTCCCAACTCTATCGCCACAACAATCGCTTCCTGGTAGTGCTCATCTCGGCCATCACAGTGGAATCGTTGTGTTTTCTCGCTCGCCTTCTATTAACACGGCCCGAGTTTATGTTCCAGTACAATGGACGCGTGTTGGGCGGACCGGCGGTACAGATTGTGTACGGAATGGTGACCGCTTGCTGGGGCATTATCTACGTGCTGTCCTTTATCGGATTCTATATGCTGCTGGCAGTCTTTCGACTTGAGATGGAACTGTTGGCAAGATCGTTTCGGCAGCTAGAAGAAACGCTTCTGCCAGATCAGGAGCGAATCGATACAATGGACCAGGATCAAACCGAAAGGGCCTGCTGGAACAAACTTCAGGCCGAGCTAACGATACGCATCAAACGGCATGTGGAGCTGCTAGA AAATCTACGTATCTTTCGATCGATTGTAGCACCGTTTGCGTTTCTGCAGTACTACTGCACGTTCGGCCTGATAGCGGACTCGTTTTTCGTCGTTTCCTTCGAAGGTTTCACCGGCTACAGTATGGCGTACGTACTGTTTGCCTCATTTCTCATCCTCGAATCGTTACTGCTCTGCCGGGGAGTGGAAGATTTGAACGATTTG AATCGACAGATTGGAACGATCCTGTATAATTTCGATTGGCCTAGACTGTTGCGATTTTCCGTCCGTTACCGTCACGAGTACCGCAGCGTTCGGCGTACGATTCTGCTGGTAATTCTTCAGTCACAGCAATCGTTAAGGTTCAGTTACGGTGCGCACGGTGAAATCTCGATGCACAGTTTCGCGGAACTGATGCAGAAGAGCTATTCGATGCTAACGTTTATGTTGCAGCTTCAAAACTAG